One genomic window of Desulfovibrio psychrotolerans includes the following:
- a CDS encoding glycosyltransferase, whose amino-acid sequence MIIDWKGLVPELSRPLLKGGVGKVHLLGMADTALGLAGKGGPRAAFHAGLGSDMLLAAWEQDCLDGDTAGQLLALHGVRPLLAPQVRPVVAAVQAGWRRPDNPAYLNRLLQKRETEKTFRFLEQQKLKEPESLFWTAQALMVGFYEGQYDRVDSWVRADGALPRPLAERVLGDTAFARGRYADAALHWERALAELPLPFMRARLAEALYRAGDAVQAVRLWQEVAHARPWCVNTLLRLHDVRTGLDKDVRLPEGHGAALLYTWNKADCLDRALESIAASQMGSNSVVVLDNGSVDATPQVLRAWRERMGRDRMQIISLPLNVGAPAARNWLMQARELADCRWVAYLDDDAMLPPDWLGRFGAAMNAYPDALAWGCKVVDHDNPMVLQAVDLHLNEGGEVLPAPERMEPYQRRFSVSDIHHQELDFGWFDYMRPCASVTGCTHMYLRETLLEHGGFDLRFSPTQYDDLEHDLRGVLHGRLPVYTGHLRVTHMKRTGKTAHSDSGEFGNAYANMYKLQMKYTASEYETMRCNDEAAAQADIIAKLSAPAA is encoded by the coding sequence GTGATCATTGACTGGAAGGGACTGGTGCCTGAGTTGTCGCGCCCGCTGCTCAAGGGCGGTGTGGGAAAGGTGCATCTGCTGGGTATGGCGGATACCGCGCTGGGGCTTGCGGGCAAGGGCGGACCCCGCGCCGCCTTTCATGCCGGGCTGGGGTCCGACATGCTCCTTGCCGCATGGGAGCAGGATTGTCTGGACGGCGACACGGCAGGGCAACTGCTTGCCCTGCATGGAGTGCGTCCCCTGCTTGCGCCGCAGGTGCGCCCTGTTGTCGCCGCCGTGCAGGCGGGATGGCGGCGTCCTGATAATCCGGCCTACCTGAACAGATTACTGCAGAAGCGGGAAACGGAAAAGACGTTCCGCTTCCTCGAGCAGCAGAAGCTGAAGGAACCGGAATCCCTGTTCTGGACGGCGCAGGCGCTGATGGTGGGGTTCTACGAAGGACAGTACGACCGTGTGGACTCATGGGTCCGTGCGGACGGAGCATTGCCGCGTCCGCTGGCGGAACGCGTGCTGGGCGATACGGCCTTTGCGCGCGGCAGATATGCCGATGCGGCACTGCACTGGGAGCGGGCATTGGCCGAACTTCCGCTGCCCTTCATGCGGGCGCGTCTGGCAGAGGCGTTATACCGGGCGGGTGACGCCGTGCAGGCAGTGCGGCTTTGGCAGGAAGTGGCGCACGCACGTCCTTGGTGCGTGAATACGCTGCTCCGCCTGCATGACGTGCGCACCGGGCTGGACAAAGATGTGCGCCTGCCGGAAGGACACGGCGCGGCCCTGCTGTATACATGGAACAAGGCGGACTGCCTTGACAGGGCGCTGGAGTCAATCGCCGCCAGCCAGATGGGATCGAATAGTGTGGTGGTGCTGGATAACGGCTCAGTGGATGCCACGCCGCAGGTGCTGCGCGCATGGCGCGAACGCATGGGGCGTGACCGCATGCAGATCATCTCGCTGCCGCTGAACGTGGGCGCGCCTGCGGCCCGGAATTGGCTCATGCAGGCGCGTGAGCTTGCGGATTGTCGCTGGGTGGCGTATCTGGACGACGACGCCATGCTTCCCCCCGACTGGCTTGGCCGTTTCGGGGCTGCCATGAACGCCTATCCCGATGCGCTGGCATGGGGATGCAAGGTTGTGGACCATGATAATCCCATGGTTCTGCAGGCCGTGGACCTGCACCTGAATGAAGGCGGCGAGGTGCTGCCCGCCCCGGAGCGGATGGAGCCGTATCAGCGCCGGTTCAGCGTTTCCGACATTCACCATCAGGAACTGGATTTCGGCTGGTTCGACTACATGCGCCCCTGCGCCTCCGTCACCGGATGCACCCACATGTATCTGCGGGAGACGCTGCTGGAGCACGGCGGGTTTGACCTGCGATTTTCACCCACGCAGTATGATGATCTGGAGCACGACCTGCGGGGCGTGCTGCACGGGCGTCTGCCCGTGTACACGGGGCATCTGCGCGTTACCCACATGAAGCGTACAGGCAAAACCGCCCACTCGGACAGCGGGGAGTTCGGCAACGCCTACGCCAACATGTACAAACTGCAAATGAAATACACGGCCTCTGAGTACGAGACCATGCGCTGCAACGATGAAGCGGCGGCTCAGGCGGATATCATCGCCAAGCTGTCGGCACCTGCGGCGTAG
- a CDS encoding ABC transporter permease — MSLELVIPILAAAIQSGTPILYATLGEMLTERSGVLNLGVEGMMIFGAFGAFLFTYFSGNPWLGLFMAGFFAGMLGLVHGVVCQVFQGNQVVSGLALTILGVGLADYLGTPYVGVATQGFYPFDFPVLSAIPLIGPVFFRQDALVYISYLLPLLFWFFMNRTRWGLAVAAAGENPAACAAAGLSPRLMRWMGVFWGGFLVGLGGAYMSLAYTHLWTNNMTGGRGWIAVALVIFAFWRPGRAVFGAYLFGGIMAFQMRLQAMGATLPSSLLLMLPYALTIVVLLFSSSRGKGRAAPAALGVNIEPGE; from the coding sequence ATGAGTCTTGAGCTTGTCATTCCCATTCTGGCGGCGGCCATTCAGTCCGGCACGCCCATCCTGTATGCCACCCTTGGCGAGATGCTCACGGAACGTTCCGGCGTGCTCAATCTGGGTGTGGAAGGCATGATGATCTTCGGAGCCTTCGGGGCCTTCCTCTTCACGTATTTTTCCGGCAACCCGTGGCTCGGGCTGTTCATGGCGGGCTTTTTCGCCGGTATGCTCGGGCTTGTCCACGGGGTGGTCTGTCAGGTATTTCAGGGCAATCAGGTGGTCTCCGGCCTTGCCCTGACCATTTTGGGCGTGGGTCTGGCGGACTATCTGGGCACGCCGTATGTCGGCGTTGCCACGCAGGGCTTTTATCCCTTCGACTTTCCCGTCCTTTCCGCCATTCCGCTGATCGGCCCTGTGTTTTTCCGGCAGGATGCGCTGGTCTACATCTCCTACCTGCTGCCGCTGCTGTTCTGGTTTTTCATGAACCGCACCCGGTGGGGGCTGGCTGTTGCCGCTGCGGGAGAAAACCCCGCCGCCTGCGCCGCCGCCGGGCTCAGCCCCCGCCTCATGCGCTGGATGGGCGTATTCTGGGGCGGTTTTCTGGTGGGGCTGGGCGGAGCTTATATGTCGCTGGCCTACACGCATCTCTGGACCAACAACATGACCGGCGGGCGCGGATGGATAGCGGTCGCGCTGGTCATCTTCGCTTTCTGGCGTCCGGGCCGGGCCGTGTTCGGGGCGTATCTCTTCGGGGGGATTATGGCCTTCCAGATGCGTCTGCAGGCCATGGGGGCCACGTTACCCTCATCGCTGCTGCTCATGCTGCCGTATGCGCTGACCATTGTAGTGCTGCTGTTCTCCTCTTCCAGAGGTAAGGGCAGGGCGGCACCGGCGGCCTTGGGCGTGAACATAGAGCCGGGAGAATAG
- a CDS encoding THUMP domain-containing class I SAM-dependent RNA methyltransferase: MSVFEISRPVLATCPRGAAPFLAQELAALGFPVGAEHTAGVETQATLRQCMRLNLHLRTANRIQYVLKSFRALDAEEMYRQVRDIPWEDYIAPDGYLTVDSYVTGNDSMRDTRFANVRVKDAVVDRLRGLSGVRPDSGPDATGTVLFLHWVGDSCTLYLDTSGEPLNRRGYRKLPCKAPMQETLAAAVILASGWRGTTHFVNPMCGSGTLAVEAALIALNSAPGLMRENFGFMHVPGYDPAEWDALLDEAEAAETGGDLPIRIIATDIDRPTAEAAYRNAKAAGVERYIELGTGDYSEVPVPELSAADGPGMVIMNPPYGERLGDREQLGALYTGMGDFFKNRCRGYMGYVFTGNPELAKQVGLRTKRRLPFHTAKIECRLLEYELYEGTRKAKRDAEGAEEQA, translated from the coding sequence ATGAGTGTTTTCGAAATATCGCGTCCCGTGCTGGCAACGTGTCCCCGTGGGGCTGCCCCTTTCCTTGCGCAGGAACTTGCAGCCCTCGGCTTTCCTGTAGGAGCCGAGCATACGGCCGGTGTGGAAACACAGGCCACGCTGCGGCAGTGCATGCGGCTTAACCTGCACCTGCGTACCGCAAACAGAATCCAGTACGTCCTTAAAAGCTTCCGGGCGTTGGACGCGGAAGAGATGTACCGGCAGGTGCGGGATATTCCGTGGGAAGACTACATCGCGCCGGACGGATACCTCACCGTGGATTCCTACGTCACCGGCAACGACAGCATGCGCGATACCCGCTTTGCCAACGTCCGGGTAAAGGACGCCGTTGTGGACCGATTGCGCGGGCTTTCCGGTGTACGGCCAGATTCCGGCCCGGACGCCACGGGCACGGTGCTTTTTCTGCATTGGGTGGGCGACAGCTGCACCCTGTATCTGGATACTTCGGGTGAGCCGCTGAACAGGCGGGGCTACCGCAAACTGCCGTGCAAGGCCCCCATGCAGGAAACGCTGGCTGCAGCCGTTATTCTGGCTTCCGGCTGGCGGGGCACCACCCATTTCGTGAACCCCATGTGCGGCAGCGGAACCCTTGCCGTGGAGGCTGCGCTTATAGCCCTGAACAGCGCGCCGGGGCTTATGCGCGAAAATTTCGGGTTCATGCACGTGCCCGGCTATGACCCTGCGGAATGGGATGCCCTGCTGGACGAGGCGGAAGCTGCGGAAACAGGCGGCGATCTGCCCATCCGCATTATCGCCACAGACATAGACCGGCCCACGGCAGAGGCAGCCTACCGCAATGCCAAGGCTGCGGGCGTGGAACGGTATATCGAGCTGGGAACCGGAGACTATTCGGAAGTGCCCGTGCCGGAACTGTCCGCTGCGGACGGGCCGGGCATGGTTATCATGAACCCGCCCTACGGCGAGCGGCTGGGAGACAGGGAGCAGCTGGGAGCCCTGTACACGGGCATGGGGGATTTTTTCAAGAACCGCTGCCGGGGATATATGGGCTACGTGTTCACAGGCAATCCGGAACTGGCCAAGCAGGTGGGGCTGCGCACCAAGCGCAGGCTGCCGTTTCATACCGCCAAGATTGAATGCCGCCTGCTGGAGTACGAACTGTATGAGGGAACCCGCAAGGCAAAACGTGATGCGGAAGGAGCAGAGGAGCAGGCATAG
- a CDS encoding glycosyltransferase family 2 protein gives MNHAFTTAQLDILFDAVPTLKLGALGHDNAWRHISLALEAVHADTEHQPVFGRFVTELGLWALQDTPLDENLLWLACNHPPLEALLHKLPVETWLRLASRPPAGNPGHDGWTETFDADDLPAALRTARTMEEHMLFRLGALFYRALALGQFDLARETVAALPPDLPGREPLTARLLAECSLFSLPPEEALAAVRQVEHPAFSLWRDRQTAYLMRTLGDMDGAVSLYTSLWMRLGFHPNLSLHLYDLLFPQPETALPDGESAPAIALYSWNKAEELRQTLESLRASETGGCPVFVLDNGSTDHTTAVLDAMQQQWPGHLFRRIALPVNIGAPAARNWLLSLPEIKARPWTAFLDDDLVLPADWLRLLWSTACAHPHAGAVGGTITDHTPPNRIQCADFFLLPMDFGQRSFSDLAEQTYIHANAAGLCEPDLARYIRPCLHVSGCCHLVNMRSVEACGGFDVRFTPSQFDDLERDMRAFSKDFPCVYNGNVRIGHMQHSSLRQAATREQRGRVLGNKIKLEFIHQGKEVDRLRESARLMARDDLKQKTDSLHRLLGQ, from the coding sequence ATGAACCACGCCTTTACCACCGCGCAACTGGACATTCTGTTTGATGCCGTGCCGACACTCAAACTGGGCGCACTGGGCCACGACAACGCATGGCGGCATATCTCCCTTGCGCTGGAAGCAGTTCACGCCGACACAGAGCACCAACCCGTGTTCGGACGGTTTGTGACCGAACTGGGCCTGTGGGCCCTGCAGGATACGCCGCTGGATGAAAACCTGCTCTGGCTCGCCTGCAACCATCCGCCGCTGGAAGCTCTGCTGCACAAACTGCCCGTGGAGACATGGCTGAGGCTGGCATCCCGGCCGCCAGCCGGCAACCCCGGTCACGACGGCTGGACGGAAACCTTCGACGCAGACGATCTGCCCGCCGCGCTCAGAACCGCACGAACGATGGAAGAGCACATGCTGTTCCGGTTGGGTGCCCTCTTTTACCGGGCACTGGCACTGGGACAGTTTGATCTGGCCCGCGAAACAGTCGCCGCCCTTCCCCCGGACCTTCCCGGAAGAGAGCCACTGACCGCCCGGCTTCTGGCGGAGTGCTCTCTGTTCTCGCTGCCGCCGGAAGAGGCACTCGCAGCGGTCCGGCAGGTGGAGCACCCGGCCTTCTCTTTGTGGCGCGACAGGCAGACGGCATATCTTATGCGTACGCTCGGCGATATGGACGGCGCAGTTTCGCTGTATACAAGCCTGTGGATGCGCTTGGGGTTTCACCCCAACCTCAGCCTGCATCTTTATGACCTGCTTTTTCCGCAGCCCGAAACCGCCCTGCCTGACGGAGAAAGCGCGCCGGCCATTGCCCTGTATTCGTGGAACAAGGCGGAAGAACTGCGGCAGACGCTGGAGAGCCTGCGCGCCTCCGAGACAGGCGGGTGCCCCGTCTTTGTTCTGGACAACGGTTCCACCGACCACACCACCGCCGTGCTGGACGCCATGCAGCAGCAATGGCCCGGGCATCTTTTCCGGCGTATTGCCCTGCCCGTGAATATAGGCGCACCCGCCGCACGCAACTGGCTGCTCTCGCTCCCGGAAATCAAGGCCCGCCCGTGGACGGCATTTCTGGATGACGACCTTGTGCTGCCTGCGGACTGGCTGCGCCTGCTCTGGAGCACCGCCTGCGCCCATCCGCATGCGGGAGCGGTGGGCGGCACCATTACAGACCACACACCGCCAAACCGCATTCAGTGCGCCGACTTCTTCCTGCTGCCGATGGACTTTGGCCAGCGAAGCTTCTCGGATCTGGCTGAACAGACATACATTCATGCCAACGCCGCAGGCTTGTGCGAACCGGACCTTGCGCGCTATATACGCCCCTGCCTGCATGTCTCCGGGTGCTGCCATCTGGTGAACATGCGCAGCGTGGAAGCCTGCGGCGGGTTTGACGTCCGCTTCACCCCCAGCCAGTTCGATGATCTGGAGCGCGACATGCGGGCTTTCAGCAAGGATTTTCCCTGCGTATACAACGGCAATGTCCGCATAGGCCACATGCAGCACTCCAGCCTCCGGCAGGCCGCGACCAGAGAACAGCGCGGCAGGGTGCTGGGCAACAAAATCAAATTGGAATTCATCCACCAGGGCAAGGAAGTAGACCGCCTGCGTGAATCCGCCCGCCTTATGGCCCGTGACGACCTGAAACAAAAAACGGACAGCCTGCACAGGCTGCTCGGTCAATGA
- a CDS encoding ABC transporter ATP-binding protein: MQERTVTNKRENRNAFVHLPPLVRLEGICKSFGRVRANHDISLDIRPGMIKALLGENGAGKSTLMSILSGRFAQTSGTIYVDEKPVRFGSPRDAIHAGIGMVYQHFMLVESMTVAQNVLLGQENSWRISPRAMEAEVAALSGRYGLPIDPAARVCDLSMGEKQRVEILKLLYRDSRILILDEPTAVLTPAETDQLFEAMWRMADQGKSIVFISHKLTEVLTVADEIAILRRGEIVDEFHESDVPNETVLANRMVGRDVVLAVEAEPVTPGNVVLDIVNLSGDGLESLSLTVRKGEVLAIAGVAGNGQKELVEVVCGLRKPVSGRVEILGLEWHRFYPRPPRKGKSLAYIPEDRQGLATCKYLNLVDNFLLTTRHAFTNGPFLNRKAAAETTVRIIDEYNVQPGHIDGTARSLSGGNLQKLVIGREFFREPDIIVAENPTQGLDIAATEEVWQRLLEARKRAGILLITSELNEALQLADYIAVMYRGRFMGLFHKSDTAKVEAIGLMMAGVASPAA; this comes from the coding sequence ATGCAGGAACGCACCGTCACCAACAAACGCGAAAACCGCAACGCATTCGTCCATCTTCCGCCGCTGGTCCGGCTGGAAGGCATCTGCAAATCCTTCGGCCGCGTGCGCGCCAACCACGATATATCGCTGGATATCCGCCCCGGCATGATCAAGGCCCTGCTGGGCGAGAACGGGGCGGGCAAGTCCACGCTCATGTCCATCCTGTCCGGCAGGTTCGCCCAGACCAGCGGCACCATCTATGTGGATGAAAAGCCTGTACGGTTCGGGTCGCCGAGAGACGCCATCCATGCGGGAATAGGCATGGTCTACCAGCACTTCATGCTGGTGGAATCCATGACAGTGGCCCAGAACGTGCTGCTGGGGCAGGAGAATAGCTGGCGTATCTCCCCCCGTGCCATGGAAGCGGAGGTCGCCGCCCTTTCCGGTCGTTACGGGTTGCCCATAGACCCTGCCGCGCGCGTGTGCGACCTTTCCATGGGCGAGAAGCAGCGGGTGGAGATCCTCAAGCTGCTCTACCGCGACAGCCGCATCCTCATTCTGGATGAGCCTACAGCCGTACTCACCCCGGCAGAGACAGACCAGCTTTTCGAAGCCATGTGGCGCATGGCTGATCAGGGCAAGTCCATCGTCTTCATTTCCCATAAGCTCACCGAGGTGCTGACCGTGGCGGACGAAATCGCCATCCTGCGCCGGGGAGAGATTGTGGATGAATTCCACGAAAGCGACGTGCCTAACGAAACCGTGCTTGCCAACCGCATGGTGGGACGTGACGTGGTGCTCGCCGTGGAGGCGGAACCCGTCACCCCCGGCAATGTGGTGCTCGATATCGTCAACCTTTCCGGTGACGGGCTGGAATCCCTGAGCCTCACCGTGCGCAAGGGCGAGGTGCTCGCCATCGCCGGGGTTGCCGGTAACGGGCAGAAGGAACTGGTAGAGGTGGTCTGCGGACTGCGCAAGCCTGTAAGCGGCAGGGTGGAAATTCTGGGGCTGGAGTGGCACAGGTTCTATCCCCGTCCGCCGCGCAAGGGCAAGTCTCTGGCCTACATCCCGGAAGACAGGCAGGGGCTTGCAACATGCAAGTATCTGAATCTGGTAGATAATTTCCTGCTCACCACGCGGCACGCCTTTACCAACGGGCCTTTCCTGAACCGCAAGGCCGCGGCGGAAACCACGGTGCGCATCATAGACGAATACAACGTGCAGCCCGGACACATCGACGGCACGGCCCGTTCGCTTTCCGGCGGCAATTTGCAGAAACTGGTCATCGGGCGCGAGTTTTTCCGCGAACCGGACATCATCGTGGCAGAAAACCCCACACAGGGGCTGGATATTGCCGCCACGGAAGAGGTGTGGCAGCGCCTGCTGGAGGCGCGTAAACGGGCGGGCATTCTGCTCATCACCTCGGAACTGAACGAGGCCCTGCAACTGGCGGATTACATCGCCGTTATGTACAGGGGGCGGTTCATGGGGCTGTTCCATAAGTCCGATACCGCCAAGGTGGAGGCCATTGGGCTGATGATGGCGGGGGTGGCGTCTCCGGCTGCCTGA
- a CDS encoding ThiF family adenylyltransferase translates to MTAESDTPDMRPTVQPDMQSGKQSGMQPDMKSGMKSGGQAEAMRAAVFAVSVPLPGCEDEASAVQGGDRACASPERTGQEHGPVRRIITMEALNALGVRHGWTARQLERQALRSGVMPERYVRNANHLDCAQQLCLLDAHVLLVGLGGLGGYVLELLARMGVGTITGADGDAFVPSNLNRQLLSDESRLHVPKAQAAADRVAVINSAVTFIPLCEYLSGERMRALCRGKTLVVDALGGLQYRLELQQAAAQAGVPMVTAAVGGLSGYVAVVMPGETGPAELLGTGGAAEDVLGTPAPVVACAAALQCAEIMRLITGKHQAGGQGAPHAGAERDRGILFFDLADRTFQNVRLG, encoded by the coding sequence ATGACTGCGGAATCCGATACGCCGGATATGCGGCCCACAGTGCAGCCCGACATGCAGTCCGGCAAGCAGTCTGGCATGCAGCCCGACATGAAATCTGGCATGAAATCTGGCGGGCAGGCCGAAGCCATGCGCGCAGCCGTGTTTGCGGTTTCCGTTCCGCTGCCCGGATGTGAGGATGAGGCATCAGCCGTACAGGGCGGAGACCGAGCCTGTGCCAGTCCTGAACGGACAGGACAGGAGCATGGTCCCGTGCGCCGCATCATCACCATGGAGGCGTTGAATGCCCTTGGTGTGCGCCACGGCTGGACTGCACGGCAACTGGAACGGCAGGCCCTGCGTAGCGGAGTCATGCCGGAACGCTATGTGCGCAATGCCAACCATCTTGATTGCGCGCAGCAACTGTGCCTGCTGGATGCCCATGTGCTTCTGGTAGGTCTGGGCGGTCTGGGCGGGTATGTGCTTGAACTGCTCGCCCGTATGGGCGTGGGCACCATCACCGGCGCGGACGGCGACGCCTTCGTGCCCAGCAATCTGAACAGGCAGCTTCTTTCCGACGAGTCGCGGCTGCACGTTCCCAAGGCGCAGGCTGCCGCAGACCGGGTAGCTGTCATCAACAGCGCCGTCACCTTTATCCCCCTCTGTGAATATCTTTCCGGCGAGCGCATGCGGGCCTTATGCCGGGGTAAAACCCTTGTGGTGGATGCCCTTGGCGGTTTGCAGTATCGTCTGGAACTGCAGCAGGCGGCTGCGCAGGCGGGCGTGCCCATGGTAACGGCGGCAGTGGGCGGGCTGAGCGGCTATGTTGCCGTGGTCATGCCCGGCGAAACCGGCCCTGCCGAACTGCTGGGAACAGGCGGTGCGGCGGAAGACGTGCTGGGAACCCCCGCGCCCGTGGTGGCGTGTGCTGCTGCCTTGCAGTGTGCGGAGATCATGCGCCTTATCACGGGGAAGCATCAGGCGGGCGGGCAGGGGGCTCCGCATGCCGGTGCCGAAAGAGACCGCGGCATCCTGTTCTTCGACCTCGCAGACCGCACCTTCCAGAATGTCCGGCTGGGCTGA
- the gpt gene encoding xanthine phosphoribosyltransferase, with translation MSKAERYKKMFPVSWEQLHRDAKALAWRLLEKGPFKGIVAITRGGLVPAAVLARELEVHLIETVCISSYNWKDQDELRVLKHVDGDGEGWLIVDDLVDTGTTAKVVRDMMPKAHFATVYAKPKGRPMVDTFITEVSQDTWILFPWDSEVRFVAPIVNLAEEG, from the coding sequence GTGTCCAAAGCTGAACGCTACAAGAAGATGTTTCCCGTCTCGTGGGAGCAGTTGCACCGGGACGCCAAGGCTCTGGCATGGCGGCTGCTGGAAAAAGGCCCGTTCAAGGGCATTGTGGCCATAACCCGGGGCGGGCTGGTCCCTGCGGCGGTGCTTGCCCGTGAATTAGAAGTGCACCTCATAGAAACGGTGTGCATTTCCAGCTATAACTGGAAGGATCAGGACGAGTTGCGGGTGCTCAAGCATGTGGATGGCGACGGCGAAGGCTGGCTTATCGTGGATGACCTTGTGGATACGGGCACCACGGCCAAAGTGGTGCGCGACATGATGCCCAAGGCGCATTTTGCCACCGTGTACGCCAAGCCAAAGGGCAGGCCCATGGTCGATACCTTCATCACCGAAGTCAGTCAGGATACGTGGATTCTCTTCCCGTGGGATTCGGAGGTGCGCTTTGTGGCACCTATTGTCAATTTGGCTGAAGAAGGGTAA
- a CDS encoding BMP family ABC transporter substrate-binding protein: MRIRFAALLMVLLLGVFGLAGCGSEEKKPAAEAPKAEETAKPAEQAAASAEVKPMQVGFVYVSPIGDAGYSYAHDMGRQAVAAMEGVTTSYVESVPEGADSERVIMNMARKNFDIIFTTSYGYMDPTLKVAGEFPNLTFLHCSGYKTAENMSAYFGRIYQARYLTGMVAGKMTKSNILGYAAAFPIPEVIRGINAFTLGARAVNPDVKVHVVWTKTWYDPATEKEAAKSLLDIGADVIAQHQDSPAPQEAAQERGAYSVGYNTDMTAFAPKSHLTAAVWNWAPFYTTVVDKVRKGEWKSDHYWWGLAEGIVDIAPYGEMVPEEVRALVDARKAEIKSGAYKVFTGPINDQSGKERIAAGEVAPDDVLLGMTWFVEGVVGSNE; encoded by the coding sequence ATGCGTATACGTTTTGCTGCGCTGTTGATGGTACTGCTGCTGGGCGTGTTCGGCCTGGCTGGTTGCGGCTCCGAGGAAAAGAAGCCTGCGGCGGAAGCCCCCAAGGCTGAAGAGACCGCAAAGCCTGCGGAACAGGCCGCAGCCTCTGCTGAAGTGAAGCCCATGCAGGTTGGCTTTGTCTACGTTTCCCCCATCGGGGACGCAGGCTACTCCTATGCCCACGATATGGGCCGTCAGGCTGTTGCCGCCATGGAAGGCGTGACCACCTCGTATGTGGAATCCGTTCCGGAAGGTGCTGATTCCGAGCGCGTGATCATGAACATGGCCCGCAAGAACTTCGATATCATCTTCACCACCAGCTACGGGTACATGGACCCCACCCTCAAGGTGGCTGGCGAGTTCCCCAATCTTACCTTCCTGCACTGCTCCGGCTACAAGACCGCCGAGAACATGTCTGCCTACTTCGGCCGTATCTATCAGGCCCGTTACCTTACCGGCATGGTCGCAGGCAAGATGACCAAGTCCAACATCCTCGGCTATGCCGCCGCCTTCCCCATTCCTGAAGTCATTCGCGGAATCAACGCCTTCACGCTGGGTGCCCGTGCCGTGAACCCCGACGTGAAGGTGCACGTGGTGTGGACCAAGACCTGGTACGACCCGGCCACCGAAAAGGAAGCCGCCAAGTCGCTGCTGGATATCGGTGCCGACGTGATCGCCCAGCATCAGGATTCCCCCGCCCCGCAGGAAGCCGCACAGGAACGCGGTGCTTACTCCGTGGGCTATAACACCGACATGACTGCCTTCGCTCCCAAGTCGCACCTCACCGCCGCCGTATGGAACTGGGCTCCCTTCTACACCACCGTGGTGGACAAGGTGCGCAAGGGCGAGTGGAAGTCCGATCATTACTGGTGGGGCCTTGCAGAAGGTATCGTTGACATCGCCCCCTACGGCGAAATGGTGCCCGAAGAGGTCCGCGCCCTTGTTGACGCACGCAAGGCTGAAATCAAGAGCGGCGCGTACAAGGTATTCACCGGTCCCATCAACGACCAGTCCGGCAAGGAACGCATCGCCGCAGGCGAAGTGGCTCCCGACGACGTGCTTCTGGGCATGACCTGGTTCGTGGAAGGTGTTGTCGGCTCCAACGAATAG
- a CDS encoding ABC transporter permease — translation MLGFRIAKRQEPLRWGSFFIFFAALALSLGISCMLLAIQGKPFMRALFMLWDGAFAHDYALEDTALKSIPIFLCSLGVAVCFRMQVWNIGAEGQFALGAIGATWAVLSFPNLPAWALMPFMFFCAAVAGGLWAAVPAFLRLRMGLNEIISTLMFNYIGILLMEYLVYGVWKDPASFGFPMTVIFPDAAIIGSLFGRIHWGAAVCAVVATLLSVFLRRTRLGFELMAGGENPRAARYARMPYGFLVMLVMVVCGALAGWAGLIETSATLNRLQPNVLAGYGYTAIVVAWLARLRIVSIAMYSILLAGLRVGVENLQLELQVPAAFAGIMQGLLLITVLAGQFFIWYEIQRVPGAETSGKGKKGASSTDGSADGGERS, via the coding sequence ATGCTAGGATTCAGGATAGCAAAAAGACAGGAGCCCCTTCGGTGGGGCTCCTTTTTTATTTTTTTCGCGGCACTGGCCCTTTCGCTGGGCATCAGTTGCATGCTGCTTGCCATTCAGGGCAAGCCGTTCATGCGCGCCCTGTTCATGCTGTGGGACGGCGCGTTCGCCCACGACTACGCGCTGGAAGATACCGCCCTCAAGAGCATACCCATTTTCCTGTGTTCGCTGGGCGTTGCGGTGTGCTTTCGCATGCAGGTCTGGAACATCGGGGCAGAAGGGCAGTTCGCGCTGGGTGCCATAGGGGCCACGTGGGCCGTGCTTTCGTTCCCCAACCTGCCGGCGTGGGCGCTCATGCCGTTCATGTTTTTCTGTGCCGCCGTGGCCGGGGGGCTGTGGGCCGCCGTGCCTGCCTTTTTGCGGCTGCGGATGGGCCTTAACGAGATCATTTCCACGCTTATGTTCAACTACATAGGCATACTGCTCATGGAATATCTCGTCTACGGCGTGTGGAAAGACCCCGCCAGCTTCGGCTTTCCCATGACAGTCATCTTTCCGGATGCCGCCATCATAGGCTCCCTGTTCGGGCGCATCCACTGGGGGGCGGCTGTGTGCGCGGTGGTGGCAACCCTGCTTTCCGTGTTCCTGCGCAGAACCCGGCTGGGCTTCGAGCTTATGGCAGGCGGAGAAAACCCCCGTGCTGCCCGGTATGCGCGTATGCCTTACGGGTTTCTGGTCATGCTGGTCATGGTGGTGTGCGGCGCGCTTGCGGGCTGGGCCGGTCTCATAGAAACCTCCGCCACGCTGAACCGTCTGCAACCCAATGTGCTTGCGGGATACGGCTACACCGCCATAGTGGTGGCGTGGCTTGCACGGCTGCGCATTGTTTCCATCGCCATGTATTCCATCCTGCTCGCCGGTCTGCGCGTGGGGGTGGAGAACCTGCAACTGGAATTGCAGGTGCCTGCGGCGTTTGCGGGAATAATGCAGGGGCTTCTGCTCATTACGGTTCTGGCCGGCCAGTTCTTCATCTGGTATGAAATTCAGCGGGTTCCCGGCGCAGAAACCTCCGGGAAGGGGAAGAAAGGCGCATCGTCCACGGACGGGAGCGCCGACGGGGGAGAGCGGTCATGA